TGCGACTTACCGGTGCCGTAGTTACCGACGACCAGCAGGCCCTTGTTGTCGACCGGCTGGTCGAACTGCATCTGAGGAATGACAAGCTGGGTGAGCCGTTCGGCCATTTCCTCGGAAATGACATAGGTGTTCACGAGGGTGTGTGCGGCGCTCGATTTGTCCGCGTCACGCAACTGAACGACCGACTCAATCGGGTCGAATTGGATAAGGTCTCCGTATTTCATGCTTGTCCTGCCTCTCTATTGTTTTTTGCCGAATCGACAGTGGCCGTGCCATCCATGCCCACAATCAGCGCATCGACCGAGTCATAGCTGCGGTACTCGGGATGGCCGGTTTCGGCGTACAAAAGCCTCCCGGAATTCATGATTCCGTTCCACGAAGCCACCACGGCCCGGTTTCTCGAAATGGACTGCAGCAGGCGCAAGGGGTCCTGCTGGAGATCCTTGTCGAAAAGGATCTCGAGATTATCCAGCACCACCGGTGAC
The DNA window shown above is from Desulfovibrio aminophilus and carries:
- the brxF gene encoding BREX-3 system P-loop-containing protein BrxF; protein product: MAEPIHDKIKRSLQAAEGLYHRLVLLVGETGSGKTGVLREVAEEFGSSVVNVNLALSGELLELTAKQRSLRLPGILGQIADQAQSPVVLDNLEILFDKDLQQDPLRLLQSISRNRAVVASWNGIMNSGRLLYAETGHPEYRSYDSVDALIVGMDGTATVDSAKNNREAGQA